GCGTTCGAGCGCGACAAGCGCACCCTCCGGGAGGAGGGGATACCGATCGCCGTCGAGCCGGTCGAGTCCGAGGAGCAGTGGGGCTATCGCATCCGGCCCGAGGACTACTACCTGCCGCCCCTAGGGCTCGACCACGATGAGCAGGTTGCCCTCAACCTGGCCGTGGCCGGGGTCCACCTCGACGACGGCAGCGGGCGCGGAGCGCTGGTCAAGCTCGGTGTCGCCGACGCCGACAGCCCCAGCCCGGTCGCGTCCCTGCCATCGCTGCCCCAGTTGCCGCGGCTGCACGAGGCCCTCCGGGCCCGCGCCTCGGTGCGCTTCGGCTACCGGGCCGAGGACCGACGGGTCGAGCCCTATGGACTGCTGTTCCGGTCCGGGTTCTGGTACCTCGTGGGGCGGGACCAGGCGCGGCAGGCGTTGCGCACCTTTCGGGTCGACCGCATGGACGGCCGCCTGGTGGTCGGTGAAGCCGGTGCCTTCGAGCCCCCGGCCGATTTCGACGTCGCCACCGCATTTCCCGAGGAGCCCTGGCGGCTCGGGGAGGGCGAAGTCACGCTGGCGGAGGTGCTGGTCGACCAGTGGCAGGCGCAACTGGTCGAGGCCGAGCTCGGCGAGGGCGCCGTCCTCGAGCGCCGGCGCGACGGCTCGATCCTGGTCCGTCTGGAGGTGGCCAATGAGGACGCGTTCAGGTCGTGGGTCCTCGGCCTCCTTGATCACGCCGTGGTACTGAGCCCGGCCCCGCTTCGTCAGCGCATGAAGGCGTGGTTGGAGACAGCGGCGGCGTCCGCCGGTCCCCTGCGGGAGAGCGGCCGGTGAGCGCGAGGGGCGACGCCGGCGACCGGCTCCGACGGCTGCTAGCCATCCTGCCGTGGTTGGCCGACCGGGGCGGGGCGCCCATCTCCGAGGTGGCCGTCCAGTTCGAGATGCCCGAGCGGGAGGTGGTGGCCCTGCTGGAGCTCGCCGCCTGCTGTGGCCTGCCCCCGTACACGCCGGACCAGCTCATCGAGCTCATCGTGTCGGACGAGTGGGTGTCGGCCAACCTCGGTGTCCATCTGGCCCGCCCCCGCCGGTTGAGCGCGGCGGAAGGCTTCACCGTGGCCGCCTCGGCCCGAGCCATCCTGGCCGTGGCGGGCGCTGACCCGAACGGCGCGCTGGCTCGCGCCCTGGTCAAGCTCGAGACGGTGCTCGGTGACCGGCGCCGCATCGCCATCGACCTCGACGAGCCCGCCTACCTGGATGTCGTGCACCGGGCCATCGCCGACCGTCGCCAGCTCGAGATCGACTACTACTCCGCCTCCCGGGACGAGCGGACGACCCGCCGGGTCGATCCCTACTCGGCGTTCTCCAGCGAGGGCCACTGGTACCTGGACGGGTTCTGTCACCTGGCTGGCGACGTCCGGCTCTTCCGGATCGACCGGATCCAGGCCGCCCGGCTGGCCCACGAGGGCGTCGAGGCCCCGGCCGGTACGGTGCCGGAGCGGGTCTTTGCGCCCGGCCCCGAGGCCAGGCTGGTGCGCCTGTCGATCCCCCGTCCCGCCCGCTGGGTCGTCGAGGCGTACCCCACCCTCGAGGTCGAGGAGGGGGCCGACGGCGGCTTGGTCGTGACCCTGGCCGTCTCCGGCACCGCCTGGCTGGAGCGGCTCCTGCTGCGCCTCGGCCCCGAGGCCGAGGTGATCGATCCTCCCGACCTGGTGGACGCCGGGCGACGGGCGGCCGAGCGCATCCTGGCCGCCTACCGCTGAGAAGCGGGCCTACAGCGGCCGCGCCGGGCCCGCTCGAGTTCCTGATCCTGCTCGAAATTGGCGCTCGCCGCCCTCTCCGGCCGCGCCCGCGCCCACCTCCACGACGAGACATGAAAATCATTGAAAGTCTATGATCGGCGCTGTCGTGCTCAGCATCGCCAA
The window above is part of the Acidimicrobiales bacterium genome. Proteins encoded here:
- a CDS encoding WYL domain-containing protein; amino-acid sequence: AFERDKRTLREEGIPIAVEPVESEEQWGYRIRPEDYYLPPLGLDHDEQVALNLAVAGVHLDDGSGRGALVKLGVADADSPSPVASLPSLPQLPRLHEALRARASVRFGYRAEDRRVEPYGLLFRSGFWYLVGRDQARQALRTFRVDRMDGRLVVGEAGAFEPPADFDVATAFPEEPWRLGEGEVTLAEVLVDQWQAQLVEAELGEGAVLERRRDGSILVRLEVANEDAFRSWVLGLLDHAVVLSPAPLRQRMKAWLETAAASAGPLRESGR
- a CDS encoding WYL domain-containing protein, which produces MSARGDAGDRLRRLLAILPWLADRGGAPISEVAVQFEMPEREVVALLELAACCGLPPYTPDQLIELIVSDEWVSANLGVHLARPRRLSAAEGFTVAASARAILAVAGADPNGALARALVKLETVLGDRRRIAIDLDEPAYLDVVHRAIADRRQLEIDYYSASRDERTTRRVDPYSAFSSEGHWYLDGFCHLAGDVRLFRIDRIQAARLAHEGVEAPAGTVPERVFAPGPEARLVRLSIPRPARWVVEAYPTLEVEEGADGGLVVTLAVSGTAWLERLLLRLGPEAEVIDPPDLVDAGRRAAERILAAYR